The proteins below are encoded in one region of Fimbriimonadaceae bacterium:
- a CDS encoding GNAT family N-acetyltransferase has protein sequence MRILLRAVPTLETFQVPRALSALAASIPSGGRRLALPRAGFGCGRRGIFPGVLIRPFRPGDTPAVVETVRVVYDEYSLTWDEEEYHADLFTIEEEYGFPENGFWVAEVDGEVVGCAGLAVFEPLPGDRGGTIVVEGTVRVATTDCEIVRVYVRPAARGKGIGEALSRTVISEAVERGRTAMEIWSDKRFHAAHRLYQRLGAQIVGDRVCDDPDDSPEWGLYLSLTS, from the coding sequence GTGCGCATCTTACTCCGGGCCGTGCCGACCCTGGAAACATTCCAGGTTCCCCGCGCCCTGAGCGCTTTGGCGGCATCCATTCCCTCCGGGGGGCGGCGACTCGCCCTTCCGAGAGCTGGGTTCGGTTGCGGGAGGCGCGGTATCTTCCCGGGCGTGCTGATCCGCCCCTTCCGCCCAGGAGACACGCCCGCGGTCGTCGAGACGGTGCGAGTCGTCTACGATGAGTACTCCCTGACCTGGGACGAGGAGGAGTACCACGCCGACCTCTTCACGATCGAGGAGGAGTACGGCTTTCCCGAGAACGGGTTTTGGGTCGCGGAAGTTGACGGCGAGGTCGTCGGTTGCGCTGGACTGGCCGTTTTCGAGCCGCTCCCCGGTGACCGGGGCGGCACGATCGTCGTCGAAGGCACCGTCCGGGTCGCGACCACAGATTGCGAGATCGTCCGTGTCTACGTCCGCCCCGCGGCGCGCGGCAAAGGAATCGGCGAGGCCCTCAGCCGCACGGTCATCTCCGAGGCCGTGGAACGGGGCCGAACCGCCATGGAGATTTGGAGCGACAAGCGCTTCCACGCGGCCCATCGGCTTTACCAGCGCCTGGGCGCACAGATCGTTGGCGACCGTGTCTGCGACGACCCCGACGACAGCCCCGAATGGGGGCTGTACCTGAGCCTCACGTCGTGA
- a CDS encoding SDR family oxidoreductase, which translates to MAKTVLVTGSSKGIGRAVALRLAEDGWRVALHFGADQAGANETARQLGEACAGMVQADLSNPAEVGQIVPEAVRLAGSLEALVNNAGEYVKLDFLGSSQEEFDAAWRRAMQVNFFAPVALVRAAAQHFLERGSGAVVNVASRVGHRGEAGASPYSASKSALLNLTRALAVEHAKLGVRHFAIAPGWVETAMAREGMETRLPEILRDIPLGRMASPADCAAAVAFLLRDEAAYLSGIVLDINGASYLR; encoded by the coding sequence ATGGCGAAAACGGTTCTTGTCACGGGCTCTTCGAAAGGGATCGGGCGGGCGGTGGCGCTGCGCTTGGCAGAAGACGGATGGCGGGTGGCCCTGCACTTCGGGGCCGATCAGGCGGGCGCAAACGAGACGGCCCGGCAGCTTGGCGAGGCCTGCGCGGGCATGGTGCAGGCGGACCTCTCGAATCCTGCGGAGGTCGGGCAGATCGTGCCCGAGGCGGTTCGCCTGGCCGGTTCGCTCGAAGCCCTTGTGAACAACGCTGGAGAGTATGTGAAGCTGGACTTTCTCGGTTCGAGCCAGGAGGAGTTCGACGCGGCGTGGCGACGGGCGATGCAGGTGAACTTCTTCGCGCCGGTGGCGCTCGTCCGGGCGGCCGCGCAGCACTTTCTGGAGCGGGGAAGCGGCGCCGTCGTCAACGTGGCGAGCCGGGTTGGGCACCGCGGTGAAGCAGGCGCCTCTCCATATTCGGCGTCAAAGTCGGCCCTTCTCAATTTGACGAGGGCGCTTGCCGTCGAGCATGCAAAGCTCGGCGTGCGGCACTTTGCGATCGCCCCGGGCTGGGTCGAGACGGCGATGGCACGCGAGGGGATGGAGACCCGCCTGCCCGAAATCCTGCGCGACATCCCGCTCGGGCGCATGGCGAGCCCGGCTGATTGCGCGGCGGCGGTGGCTTTTCTCTTGCGCGACGAAGCCGCCTACCTCAGCGGCATCGTCCTCGACATCAACGGCGCCAGCTACTTGCGCTGA
- a CDS encoding redoxin domain-containing protein codes for MNPILRFLPVAGALGLFAFGMVGAKQPKNPTAIVTFYLSTECPVAAAYTPRINSLVEEFKPKGVQFASYFPNAADSRSKVEAYVRERNYSFSAELDLGGEKARANKVEIVPTVVVRSADGALLYRGAIDDSKYADAVRRPYLREALLAVANGKSPTVAETKPVGCIMDPGPPVPTLKEVNYSEHVAAILNDHCVTCHRPGQVGPFSMVGYQNAKNWSNMIAEVTGKGTMPPWKAAPGVGEFKQENRLSDREVAVLRQWAQAGAPQGDPKKAPKPPTFKSDWALGKPDMVVSMPESFDLGPDGRDEYWNFVITPDIKKPVWIQAMDVQPGNRRVVHHVIAFLDSSGRARKMAAAGRSGGYKTSGGGIGVQPDNSLGGWAPGLVPSRFPEDAGFLLKPGTDIVLQVHYNKSGKPEKDLTKVALYFNKGKVQNSVKIAWLANPLIRIPAGESDHRVKQTIPIPADVRLYSLMPHMHLTGKSMRATLVKPDGSELPLIDIPAWDFNWQLMYQLRSPLDIDKGSKIVVEAVYDNSAGNPNNPNDPPKTLHWGEQTTDEMMLLVAAISVRGQDGWKEADF; via the coding sequence ATGAACCCAATCCTTCGATTTCTGCCGGTGGCCGGCGCGCTCGGCCTCTTCGCCTTTGGCATGGTCGGGGCCAAGCAGCCGAAGAATCCGACGGCGATTGTTACCTTCTACCTCAGCACCGAGTGCCCGGTCGCGGCCGCTTATACGCCGCGGATCAACAGCCTCGTCGAGGAGTTCAAGCCGAAAGGGGTCCAGTTCGCTTCGTATTTTCCGAACGCGGCCGACAGTCGGAGTAAGGTCGAAGCCTATGTCCGCGAGCGGAACTACTCCTTCTCCGCCGAATTGGACTTAGGCGGAGAGAAGGCCCGGGCCAATAAAGTCGAGATCGTCCCGACCGTCGTCGTTCGGTCGGCGGACGGGGCCCTGCTCTACCGGGGCGCGATCGACGATTCCAAATACGCCGACGCCGTCCGCAGACCCTATCTGCGCGAAGCGTTGCTCGCGGTGGCCAACGGCAAGAGCCCAACAGTGGCGGAGACAAAGCCCGTCGGCTGCATCATGGATCCTGGCCCGCCTGTCCCGACCTTGAAGGAAGTCAACTACTCTGAACATGTCGCCGCGATCCTGAACGACCATTGCGTCACCTGCCACCGCCCAGGGCAGGTCGGGCCGTTTTCGATGGTCGGCTACCAGAACGCGAAGAACTGGTCGAACATGATCGCCGAGGTCACCGGCAAGGGCACCATGCCACCATGGAAGGCCGCGCCGGGCGTCGGCGAGTTCAAACAAGAAAACCGCCTTTCCGACCGCGAGGTCGCCGTCCTTCGGCAATGGGCGCAGGCGGGCGCGCCGCAAGGCGACCCGAAGAAGGCGCCGAAGCCGCCCACTTTCAAGAGCGACTGGGCGCTGGGCAAGCCGGACATGGTGGTCTCGATGCCGGAGAGCTTCGACCTTGGCCCAGACGGCCGCGATGAATACTGGAACTTCGTCATCACGCCGGACATTAAGAAGCCGGTCTGGATCCAGGCGATGGACGTGCAGCCCGGCAACCGGCGCGTCGTCCATCACGTGATAGCCTTCCTCGATTCCAGCGGCCGCGCGAGGAAGATGGCTGCGGCAGGTCGATCCGGCGGCTATAAGACGTCCGGCGGGGGCATTGGCGTCCAGCCGGACAACTCGCTTGGCGGGTGGGCGCCCGGCCTCGTCCCCTCACGCTTCCCAGAGGACGCCGGCTTCCTCTTGAAACCGGGGACGGACATCGTGCTCCAGGTCCACTACAACAAGAGCGGCAAACCCGAGAAAGACCTCACGAAGGTCGCGCTCTACTTCAACAAGGGCAAGGTGCAGAACTCGGTCAAGATCGCTTGGCTCGCCAACCCCCTGATCCGCATCCCAGCCGGCGAATCGGACCACAGGGTGAAGCAGACAATCCCGATCCCCGCCGACGTGCGCCTCTACTCCCTGATGCCGCACATGCACCTCACCGGAAAATCCATGCGGGCGACCCTGGTCAAGCCGGACGGCTCGGAGCTTCCGCTCATCGACATCCCCGCGTGGGACTTCAACTGGCAGCTGATGTACCAGCTCCGAAGCCCCCTGGACATCGACAAGGGCTCGAAGATCGTGGTCGAGGCGGTCTACGACAATTCAGCCGGAAACCCGAACAATCCGAACGATCCGCCTAAGACGTTGCATTGGGGCGAGCAGACGACCGACGAGATGATGCTCTTGGTCGCCGCGATCTCCGTCCGGGGCCAGGACGGCTGGAAGGAAGCAGACTTCTGA
- a CDS encoding polysaccharide pyruvyl transferase family protein, with translation MRPMRISILNWTGDRPNWGCQATSFGLLDDLREALGEAPVEFHFVPLGEKVAADRRVRLLDPWLRRSLAGRGSPGLVTLAGQAIYGEALLSRLRQADVVVFMAEGTMTGLNFFEGSRLLLLPWLAAEMGKPVLSLNQSVFSAAPGFEPAMRATYAKFRMVALREPASLAYMRELGFSEAFLFADSAFRTEPSEMPLAELVAGEVLGPLLCLTGSGGHSGLHQSPPMEAAAAFARDNGLQVCALTWNPSVAVEMESVVAKVGGLPPLRPKPGIGYRDVSALLAQSFALVGGRYHTAIQAATVGTPFVSLPSGTHKTRGLHELLRYTLPCHALDDAQGVLDSLSRIKDDRHAFSALLAEGTLRIRQERHTALKHLRKALLG, from the coding sequence GTGCGCCCGATGCGGATCTCCATCCTTAACTGGACCGGCGACCGCCCGAACTGGGGGTGCCAAGCCACCAGTTTCGGACTGCTGGACGATCTGCGCGAAGCTCTCGGCGAAGCCCCCGTAGAGTTCCACTTCGTCCCGCTGGGGGAGAAGGTCGCCGCCGACAGGCGGGTCCGCCTGCTCGACCCCTGGTTGCGCCGCTCGTTGGCCGGACGCGGGAGCCCCGGGCTCGTCACCCTCGCGGGCCAAGCGATCTATGGCGAGGCGCTCCTTTCGCGGCTCAGGCAGGCAGACGTCGTCGTCTTCATGGCCGAGGGCACCATGACCGGGCTGAACTTCTTCGAAGGCTCGCGGCTGTTGCTCTTGCCTTGGCTCGCCGCAGAGATGGGGAAGCCCGTCTTGAGCCTCAACCAGTCCGTCTTTTCCGCGGCCCCGGGCTTCGAGCCCGCAATGCGGGCGACCTATGCGAAGTTCCGCATGGTCGCGCTCCGAGAGCCCGCTTCGCTCGCGTACATGCGGGAGCTCGGCTTTTCGGAGGCGTTCCTCTTCGCGGATTCCGCGTTCCGCACCGAGCCAAGCGAAATGCCGCTGGCCGAGTTGGTCGCTGGGGAGGTCCTCGGGCCGCTTCTGTGCCTGACCGGTTCGGGTGGGCACTCGGGACTCCACCAAAGCCCCCCGATGGAGGCAGCCGCCGCCTTTGCCCGCGACAATGGGCTCCAAGTGTGTGCGCTGACCTGGAACCCGAGCGTCGCGGTCGAGATGGAATCAGTTGTGGCCAAGGTGGGCGGTCTCCCTCCCCTGAGGCCGAAGCCAGGCATCGGCTATCGCGACGTGAGTGCTCTGCTCGCGCAGTCCTTCGCGCTCGTCGGCGGTCGCTACCACACCGCGATCCAGGCGGCGACGGTCGGCACGCCGTTCGTTTCGCTCCCCTCTGGAACGCACAAGACTCGCGGCCTGCACGAGCTCCTGCGCTACACCCTGCCTTGCCATGCGCTCGACGACGCCCAAGGCGTGCTCGACTCCCTCTCGCGCATCAAGGACGACCGCCATGCGTTCTCCGCCCTCCTCGCTGAAGGCACACTCCGCATCCGCCAAGAACGCCACACCGCCCTTAAACACCTGCGCAAAGCTTTGCTTGGTTAG
- a CDS encoding tetratricopeptide repeat protein, with protein sequence MWQGSINVRLFGRLTVAVGETETSRFRTEKTAALLGYLAYHLGRPVTRESLIDMLWPDSFGEQGRQSLRTALSSLRKLLDSPDGNGLQADRDSVCLNPDLVSTDVRQFERLLEAAAGETDAGVRVRQRESALQLVQGPLLQGQDEDWIIPQLLKLEEQWVEATLGLVADYRRLENLSSAVMAVKRTIAVAPLREDLHVALIKLYGEEGRSAEALRQFEELERLLDSQWGEAPSAAAVQALEASERDGDVEEQIQAVKKRLAASIREAPGQAEPAGPPSHASRANLPAELSKFFNRVDEIARIVDLLSPESTDPGRLLTVVGFGGCGKTRLSIRVASVLAEAYGGRVWFVPLASLRDPGLLPYTVGSVLIGNQAQQGDPWVSIRNTLAGGPSLLVLDNYEQVAEGGAPFVQDLLSASSDVRILVTSRTRLHVEGERLFNLNPLVTPSVAASLAQISQNDSLRLFVDRAKAVRQDFELTVDNVRPVAEICARLDGLPLALELAAGRVGLASPAQIVGQLAHRLDAFATKRHGPDGRHRNLRACIEWSYDLLHDETRPGFAAMSVFRNGAALEAIAAVTGTPGPETLLEELVEDSLLQAVETPVGMRFLMLETVREFARERLTELGQDRALNAHAAYFAALIEEAVPKLNSPDQKEWAAKCAPELDNFRAVCDRAMRGAVAVEYGLRVVGSIPQLVMLSSSAGEWAERCRALLAAAPEADVTLKAKAWGALGIYSTFQMRLPEAIEATRKAYEYWRQTDDRVRTAGTLCNLGNILLSAGRLDEAEEAFKQVVLENHELKNPRLEVIARVNLGRFCDFAGDLASAEDHYRTAEPLAEEVGDRRLQSILLEHRALIAIAEKRLEDADALLHESQRINSDIAYSRGTAFNHLNFGSLAALREDWDEAWRQTLDGIEALWAGQWFDGADSAVAHVACLAAAVGDFVGFARLAGYFSERDSPPLVTTSMRRPFEEAVATASGALGNAAYKAATSTGSRWSNEQAVEFALGLCRDRAAPKS encoded by the coding sequence ATGTGGCAAGGTTCGATCAATGTCCGGCTCTTCGGGAGGCTCACGGTCGCCGTGGGCGAGACCGAGACCAGCCGTTTCCGGACCGAGAAGACGGCCGCGTTGCTGGGCTACCTCGCCTATCACCTGGGAAGGCCCGTCACGCGGGAGTCGCTCATCGACATGCTCTGGCCGGACTCGTTCGGCGAGCAGGGACGGCAGAGCCTCCGCACCGCACTAAGCTCGCTCCGCAAGCTCTTGGACTCGCCTGACGGCAACGGCCTCCAAGCGGACCGGGACTCGGTCTGCCTGAACCCCGACCTCGTTTCCACGGATGTCCGCCAGTTCGAACGCCTCCTGGAGGCGGCGGCCGGGGAAACCGACGCTGGAGTCCGGGTGCGCCAAAGGGAATCCGCCCTCCAGTTGGTCCAGGGGCCGCTGCTGCAGGGCCAAGACGAGGACTGGATCATTCCCCAGCTGCTAAAACTGGAGGAGCAGTGGGTGGAGGCCACGCTCGGCCTCGTCGCCGACTACCGCCGCCTCGAAAACCTTTCCTCCGCGGTGATGGCGGTGAAGCGGACCATTGCGGTCGCCCCGCTTCGGGAAGACCTCCACGTCGCCCTCATCAAGCTCTATGGCGAGGAGGGGAGAAGCGCCGAGGCGCTCCGCCAGTTCGAGGAGCTCGAGCGGCTTCTGGACTCGCAGTGGGGAGAGGCTCCGTCCGCCGCCGCGGTCCAAGCCTTGGAGGCCTCCGAGCGCGACGGGGACGTCGAAGAGCAGATCCAAGCCGTGAAGAAGCGGCTCGCCGCTTCGATCCGTGAGGCTCCAGGCCAAGCGGAGCCTGCCGGGCCGCCCTCGCACGCCTCGAGGGCCAACTTGCCGGCAGAGCTCTCGAAGTTCTTCAACCGCGTGGACGAGATCGCGAGGATCGTGGACCTGCTCTCGCCGGAATCGACCGACCCGGGGCGGCTGCTGACGGTCGTCGGGTTCGGCGGCTGCGGCAAGACGCGGCTCTCGATCCGGGTCGCATCCGTGTTGGCGGAGGCTTATGGTGGGCGGGTCTGGTTCGTGCCGTTGGCCTCGCTCCGCGACCCTGGCTTGCTGCCGTACACGGTCGGCTCCGTGCTGATCGGCAACCAGGCGCAACAGGGCGACCCTTGGGTCAGCATCCGAAACACTCTCGCGGGCGGCCCTTCTCTCCTCGTCTTGGACAACTATGAGCAAGTCGCCGAAGGAGGCGCCCCTTTCGTCCAAGACTTGCTTTCTGCATCGAGCGACGTGCGGATCCTCGTCACTTCAAGGACCCGGTTGCATGTCGAGGGAGAAAGGCTCTTTAACCTAAACCCGCTCGTGACCCCAAGCGTTGCGGCGAGCCTCGCCCAGATCTCCCAGAACGACAGCCTGCGCCTCTTTGTCGACCGGGCCAAGGCGGTCCGGCAGGACTTCGAACTCACTGTTGACAATGTCCGGCCCGTCGCCGAGATTTGCGCGCGGCTCGATGGCCTGCCGCTCGCCCTCGAACTGGCGGCGGGCCGAGTCGGACTGGCCAGCCCCGCGCAGATCGTCGGGCAGCTCGCCCACCGTCTGGACGCCTTCGCCACCAAGCGCCACGGTCCGGACGGACGCCACCGAAACCTGCGCGCCTGCATCGAGTGGAGCTATGACCTGCTACACGACGAGACGCGCCCCGGCTTCGCCGCCATGAGCGTCTTTCGGAACGGGGCCGCGCTTGAGGCCATTGCCGCCGTCACGGGGACGCCCGGGCCGGAGACCCTGCTCGAGGAGCTTGTCGAGGACTCGCTGCTCCAGGCGGTCGAGACGCCGGTTGGAATGAGGTTCCTGATGCTGGAGACCGTGCGCGAGTTCGCCCGCGAGCGACTCACCGAACTCGGACAGGACAGGGCACTGAACGCCCACGCCGCCTATTTCGCGGCCCTGATCGAGGAGGCGGTGCCGAAGCTGAACAGCCCGGACCAGAAGGAATGGGCGGCCAAGTGCGCTCCCGAGCTGGACAATTTTCGCGCCGTCTGCGACCGTGCCATGCGAGGCGCGGTCGCGGTCGAATACGGCCTCCGCGTGGTGGGCAGCATCCCGCAATTGGTGATGCTGAGCTCGAGCGCAGGCGAGTGGGCAGAGCGCTGCCGCGCGCTCCTTGCGGCCGCACCGGAGGCGGACGTCACCTTGAAGGCGAAAGCCTGGGGGGCGCTCGGCATCTACTCGACGTTCCAGATGCGTCTGCCGGAAGCCATCGAGGCGACCCGCAAAGCCTACGAGTACTGGCGACAGACCGACGATCGAGTCCGCACCGCCGGCACCCTGTGCAACCTGGGCAACATCCTTCTTAGCGCGGGCCGCTTGGACGAAGCGGAGGAAGCGTTCAAGCAGGTCGTGCTCGAGAACCATGAGTTGAAGAACCCGCGCCTTGAAGTCATCGCGCGCGTCAACCTCGGCCGTTTCTGCGATTTTGCCGGCGACCTCGCGTCCGCCGAGGACCACTATCGGACGGCCGAGCCGCTCGCCGAGGAAGTCGGCGACCGCCGCCTGCAAAGCATCCTGCTGGAGCACCGCGCCCTCATCGCGATAGCGGAGAAGCGCCTCGAGGACGCCGACGCCCTGCTGCACGAGTCGCAACGGATCAATTCCGACATCGCCTATTCCCGAGGGACGGCCTTCAACCACCTCAACTTCGGCTCGCTTGCCGCCCTCCGCGAAGACTGGGACGAAGCCTGGCGTCAGACCCTCGATGGGATCGAGGCCCTTTGGGCGGGGCAGTGGTTCGACGGCGCGGACTCGGCCGTGGCCCATGTCGCCTGCTTGGCGGCGGCCGTCGGAGACTTCGTGGGCTTTGCCCGGCTGGCCGGCTACTTCTCCGAGCGCGACTCGCCCCCGCTGGTCACCACCAGCATGCGCAGACCCTTCGAAGAGGCCGTGGCCACCGCGTCCGGCGCGCTGGGCAACGCGGCCTATAAGGCGGCGACCAGCACCGGCAGCAGATGGTCGAACGAGCAAGCGGTCGAATTCGCCCTCGGCCTTTGCCGCGACCGCGCCGCGCCAAAGTCCTAA